One part of the Pseudomonas leptonychotis genome encodes these proteins:
- a CDS encoding PilZ domain-containing protein, whose protein sequence is MTLDALRLEVPDILETEVAPLADLNEQLTQARLQSPEAALQQVLSLLFSLNRSAMTLLERQRALQSFSDHYRHYSKAYQGEHPPTALFVHLCDELAIGFKRLLLQILQGRQPSRPHLAWCLYMAQHFLAQSLLRHYQLYQEPPSSLWRDSHLLYWIGEHQDCLDEPIAAAFIPQPANTLRGLYQQMLLLALSNPFHLADGECALLFGALSPLADLARLLPWDEDDEVEGPTIDLTEAQPCLSYAQTSEGGPDYLRRFELGALLVALHEPAPLQSKAQRQVLERVQQHWLGRQQRRHTRADHSSECNLIVGLPGIHAQLLEQRPLRTSAQMLDASAGGARLLCNADQAAQLSVGQLVLLITGSDTPTLALVRWRHLNSEGLHLGLRYLKGLPRPVWLRRAPSAQTHPGVLQSTPAPGNGWHHGLWLPNGQFVEGENVWLQLASAHNQAIMPLPTANLLTASVTRYPMQLA, encoded by the coding sequence ATGACATTAGATGCCTTGCGCCTGGAAGTGCCAGACATCCTCGAAACCGAGGTCGCGCCACTGGCCGACCTCAACGAGCAACTGACACAAGCGCGCCTGCAATCGCCGGAGGCGGCATTGCAGCAAGTGCTCAGCCTGCTTTTCAGTCTTAACCGTAGCGCCATGACCTTACTCGAAAGGCAGCGCGCACTGCAAAGCTTCAGTGACCATTACCGCCACTACAGCAAGGCCTATCAAGGCGAACATCCACCCACGGCATTGTTCGTGCATTTATGCGATGAACTGGCCATAGGCTTCAAACGTCTGCTCCTGCAAATCCTGCAAGGGCGTCAGCCATCACGCCCACACCTGGCCTGGTGCTTGTACATGGCCCAGCACTTTCTCGCGCAGAGCCTGCTGCGCCACTATCAGCTGTATCAAGAGCCGCCCTCAAGTCTGTGGCGCGATAGCCATCTGCTGTACTGGATTGGCGAACATCAAGACTGCCTGGACGAGCCAATCGCCGCTGCGTTTATCCCGCAGCCGGCAAACACGTTACGCGGCCTCTACCAACAGATGCTCCTGCTGGCACTGAGTAACCCATTCCACCTGGCTGACGGTGAATGCGCCCTGCTGTTCGGAGCACTCTCACCGCTGGCCGACCTGGCGCGCTTGCTGCCTTGGGATGAAGATGACGAGGTCGAAGGACCGACCATCGATCTCACTGAGGCTCAACCCTGCCTAAGTTATGCCCAAACCTCAGAAGGTGGGCCTGATTACTTACGCCGCTTTGAGCTAGGCGCTCTGCTGGTCGCCCTGCATGAGCCAGCACCACTACAAAGTAAGGCACAACGCCAGGTACTCGAGCGTGTGCAACAGCATTGGCTGGGCCGCCAACAGCGTCGCCACACCCGAGCGGACCATAGCTCCGAATGCAATTTAATCGTCGGGCTGCCCGGTATCCATGCGCAGTTGCTGGAACAGCGGCCGCTGCGTACCAGCGCCCAGATGCTGGATGCCAGCGCAGGCGGCGCACGCTTGTTATGCAATGCCGATCAAGCCGCGCAACTGTCGGTAGGCCAGCTTGTGCTATTGATCACCGGCAGCGACACGCCGACCCTGGCCCTGGTGCGTTGGCGCCACCTCAACAGCGAAGGCCTGCACCTCGGCCTGCGCTACCTGAAAGGCCTGCCGCGCCCAGTCTGGTTGCGGCGCGCGCCCAGCGCCCAGACCCACCCTGGCGTGCTACAAAGCACACCAGCGCCAGGTAATGGCTGGCACCATGGTTTGTGGCTGCCTAATGGACAGTTTGTTGAGGGGGAAAATGTCTGGCTACAACTGGCCAGCGCACACAACCAAGCAATCATGCCACTGCCGACTGCCAATCTGCTTACCGCATCCGTCACTCGCTACCCGATGCAACTGGCCTAA
- a CDS encoding virulence factor BrkB family protein, which yields MLQRVNDLWDFWRFLLQRFIADQGTSNAAALTYTTLFAVVPMMTVTFSMLSAIPAFQDTGEQIQSFIFRNFVPSAGEALQQYLRDFTTQARQLTWIGVAVLAATAFWMLVTIEKTFNTIWRVRQPRRGVSSFLLYWAILSLGPLLLGGGFAISTYFTSLSLISGPDALLGAQALLKFMPLLFSVAAFTLLYATVPNAQVPIRHALMGGLFTAVLFEVAKMLFGLYVRLFPGYQLIYGAFATVPLFLLWIYVSWLIVLFGAELVCNLGFSQQWRKRAVPRLLMALGVLRVFYERQQSGLKVRLRDVQRQGWLLAEHEWEEILVFLEQQKLIAPTATGTWVLSRDLGNYSLQQLLSHSPWPLPRAENLPEQLDEAWYPALRSGLEKLQDEQAALFGEDLAQWLQPQPAE from the coding sequence ATGCTGCAGCGCGTTAATGATCTGTGGGATTTCTGGCGTTTTTTGTTACAGCGCTTTATTGCTGATCAAGGCACCAGTAATGCCGCTGCGTTGACCTATACCACCCTGTTTGCGGTGGTACCGATGATGACTGTGACCTTCTCCATGCTCTCAGCCATTCCCGCGTTTCAGGATACCGGCGAGCAAATCCAGAGTTTTATCTTCCGTAATTTCGTCCCCTCTGCCGGTGAAGCTCTGCAGCAATACCTGCGCGACTTCACGACCCAGGCGCGCCAGCTGACCTGGATTGGCGTAGCGGTGTTGGCGGCGACAGCGTTCTGGATGCTGGTGACCATTGAGAAAACCTTCAACACCATTTGGCGAGTGCGTCAGCCACGTCGGGGCGTTTCGAGCTTTCTGCTGTATTGGGCGATTCTCAGCTTGGGCCCGCTGTTGCTTGGGGGTGGCTTTGCGATCAGCACCTACTTTACCTCGCTGTCTTTGATTTCCGGCCCAGATGCCTTGCTCGGTGCGCAGGCGTTGCTGAAGTTTATGCCGCTGTTGTTTAGCGTGGCGGCGTTCACCTTGTTATATGCCACGGTGCCGAATGCTCAGGTGCCGATTCGACATGCATTGATGGGTGGTTTGTTTACGGCAGTGCTGTTCGAAGTGGCGAAAATGCTGTTCGGGCTATATGTGCGCTTGTTCCCGGGCTATCAACTGATTTATGGCGCATTTGCCACGGTGCCGCTGTTTCTTCTGTGGATCTATGTGTCTTGGTTGATCGTGTTGTTCGGTGCGGAGTTGGTATGCAACCTGGGGTTTTCCCAGCAGTGGCGCAAGCGTGCCGTGCCACGCCTGTTGATGGCGCTGGGTGTTTTGCGGGTGTTTTATGAGCGCCAGCAATCGGGCTTGAAAGTACGACTGCGTGATGTACAACGTCAGGGTTGGTTATTGGCAGAACATGAGTGGGAAGAGATTTTGGTCTTTCTCGAGCAGCAAAAGCTGATTGCCCCGACCGCGACCGGTACCTGGGTGTTGAGCCGCGATCTGGGCAATTATTCACTCCAGCAATTGCTTAGTCATAGTCCTTGGCCGCTGCCAAGGGCAGAAAACTTACCCGAGCAGCTTGATGAGGCTTGGTACCCAGCGCTGCGCAGTGGCCTGGAGAAGTTGCAGGACGAGCAGGCCGCGCTGTTTGGCGAAGACCTGGCGCAGTGGCTGCAGCCGCAACCCGCCGAGTGA
- the arsC gene encoding arsenate reductase (glutaredoxin) (This arsenate reductase requires both glutathione and glutaredoxin to convert arsenate to arsenite, after which the efflux transporter formed by ArsA and ArsB can extrude the arsenite from the cell, providing resistance.): MTDMTLYHNPRCSKSRSALQLLETRGLTPTIVRYLETPLSALQLQALLTKLSLSPRQLLRTGEEEYKTLGLSDLKLTDEQLIAAMVSQPKLIERPILVVGDKAVIGRPPENILEILP; encoded by the coding sequence ATGACCGACATGACGCTCTACCATAACCCGCGCTGCTCAAAATCGCGCAGTGCATTGCAATTGCTCGAAACGCGCGGACTCACCCCAACCATCGTTCGCTACCTGGAAACACCTCTGAGCGCCTTACAATTACAGGCGTTGTTGACCAAGCTCAGCCTGAGCCCACGGCAACTGCTGCGAACCGGCGAAGAGGAATACAAGACGCTTGGCCTGAGCGACCTAAAACTCACTGACGAGCAGTTGATTGCCGCCATGGTCAGCCAGCCAAAACTGATTGAGCGACCGATTTTGGTGGTGGGCGATAAGGCCGTCATCGGCCGCCCGCCTGAGAACATCCTGGAGATCCTACCGTGA
- the wrbA gene encoding NAD(P)H:quinone oxidoreductase, which yields MSAPYILVLYYSRHGATAEMARQIARGVEMGGLEARLRTVPAVSADCEAVAADIPAEGALYASLDDLKNCAGLALGSPTRFGNMAAPLKYFIDGTSGLWLTGGLVGKPAGVFTSTASLHGGQETTLLSMLLPLLHHGMLVTGLPYSEAALLETRGGGTPYGASHHASADGKRALDEHEVALCRALGQRLAHTATKLESARG from the coding sequence GTGAGCGCCCCCTACATTCTGGTCCTGTATTACAGCCGTCATGGCGCCACCGCCGAAATGGCTCGGCAGATTGCCCGCGGCGTCGAGATGGGAGGGTTGGAAGCACGCCTGCGCACAGTGCCGGCCGTGTCCGCCGACTGCGAGGCGGTTGCTGCGGACATTCCGGCAGAGGGCGCGTTGTACGCCAGCCTGGATGACCTGAAAAACTGCGCCGGCTTGGCTCTCGGTAGCCCAACCCGCTTCGGCAATATGGCCGCGCCACTCAAGTACTTTATCGATGGCACCAGCGGCCTGTGGCTGACCGGTGGGCTGGTTGGCAAACCGGCAGGGGTTTTCACCTCAACCGCAAGTTTACATGGTGGCCAAGAAACCACTCTGCTGTCGATGCTGCTGCCGTTACTGCACCACGGCATGCTGGTGACCGGGCTGCCCTACAGCGAAGCCGCACTGCTAGAAACCCGGGGTGGCGGCACGCCATATGGCGCCAGTCATCATGCCAGCGCCGATGGCAAACGCGCCCTCGACGAGCATGAAGTCGCCCTGTGCCGAGCGCTTGGTCAACGCTTGGCGCACACAGCAACAAAATTGGAGAGTGCCCGTGGCTAA
- a CDS encoding DUF2069 domain-containing protein, with protein MAKTAKPLPTLEWLQPRLSLSRAASLLSFFGLGALLLVWNLWFANVPSKLLWVILVAQLAPLLLLAPGLILGNARAHAWACFVVNLYFIQGVLAAFDPSKALYGWLLAGLSFSLFCAALMFTRWRFQYERKVAGEI; from the coding sequence GTGGCTAAAACAGCAAAACCGCTGCCCACACTGGAGTGGCTACAACCACGCTTGAGCTTGAGCCGTGCAGCCAGCCTGCTGAGCTTTTTTGGCCTCGGTGCCTTGTTGCTGGTGTGGAACCTATGGTTTGCCAACGTCCCCAGCAAACTGCTTTGGGTGATTCTTGTCGCTCAACTCGCGCCGCTACTATTGCTGGCGCCAGGGCTGATCCTCGGCAACGCTCGCGCCCACGCCTGGGCCTGCTTCGTGGTCAACCTGTACTTTATCCAGGGCGTACTGGCAGCCTTCGACCCGAGTAAGGCGCTGTACGGCTGGTTATTGGCGGGCCTGAGCTTCAGCCTGTTCTGCGCCGCGCTAATGTTTACTCGCTGGCGCTTCCAGTACGAACGTAAGGTGGCTGGGGAAATCTAG
- the hda gene encoding DnaA regulatory inactivator Hda, giving the protein MTPIQLPLSVRLRDDATFANYYPGANPAALGYVERLCEADAGWTESLIYLWGGEGVGRSHLLQAACLRFEQRGEPAVYLPLAEVVEYGPALLDNLERCELVCLDDLDAVAGRNDWEEALFHLFNRLRDSGRRLLLAANSSPRELPVQLADLKSRLTLALVFQLQSLSDEDKLRALQLRASRRGLHLGDDVGRFILTRGERSMSALFELLERLDQASLQAQRKLTIPFLKETLGW; this is encoded by the coding sequence ATGACACCCATACAGCTGCCTCTAAGTGTGCGTCTGCGCGATGACGCCACTTTCGCGAACTATTACCCTGGCGCGAACCCTGCTGCGTTGGGTTATGTCGAGCGCTTGTGTGAAGCCGACGCCGGCTGGACGGAAAGCCTGATCTATCTATGGGGCGGCGAGGGCGTTGGTCGCAGCCATTTGTTGCAGGCAGCCTGTTTGCGCTTTGAGCAACGTGGTGAGCCGGCGGTTTACCTGCCGCTTGCCGAGGTGGTCGAGTATGGCCCTGCGTTGCTGGACAACCTGGAGCGGTGTGAGCTGGTCTGTCTGGATGACTTGGATGCGGTGGCGGGGCGTAATGACTGGGAAGAGGCGTTGTTCCACCTGTTCAACCGGCTGCGTGACAGCGGCCGGCGCTTGTTATTGGCCGCCAACAGCTCGCCGCGCGAGTTACCGGTGCAACTGGCAGACCTCAAATCACGCCTGACGCTGGCACTGGTGTTTCAGCTGCAGTCACTCTCCGATGAGGACAAGCTGCGTGCCCTGCAACTGCGTGCATCGCGCCGTGGTTTGCACTTGGGTGATGACGTTGGACGGTTTATCCTCACCCGTGGCGAACGCAGCATGAGTGCTCTGTTCGAGCTGCTCGAACGCCTGGATCAGGCGTCGTTGCAAGCTCAGCGCAAGCTGACTATCCCCTTTCTCAAAGAAACCCTGGGCTGGTAA
- a CDS encoding AI-2E family transporter: MIDSHRWIWIVAALLLGGLLYLLAPILSPFLIGVLLAYMGDPLVDRLERWKLSRTWGVVVVFALISLVMAILLLVLVPMLGKQLVRLYELVPQVLDWMQHQALPWVQLKFGLNEGFWRFDQLKEALSGELGKTTDIVGMLLSKVTASGLALLAWLANLLLIPVVSFYLMRDWDLMVAKLRNLLPRGREGLVVQLFGECHEVLGAFLRGQLLVMLALGVMYATGLMAIGLELGLLIGVLAGLASIVPYLGVVVGIGAALTAGLFQFGLDVYPLLGIAAVFVVGQMLEGMLLTPLLVGDRIGLHPVAVIFAIMAGGQLFGFTGILLALPVAAVIMVLVRYLHDLYKLSNLYSEPASAPVEPPNPA; this comes from the coding sequence ATGATCGACTCGCATCGTTGGATATGGATAGTCGCCGCGTTGCTGCTGGGCGGCCTGCTGTACCTGTTGGCTCCGATACTCTCGCCATTCCTGATTGGCGTTCTGCTGGCTTATATGGGCGACCCTCTGGTTGATCGCTTAGAGCGCTGGAAGCTGTCTCGGACCTGGGGCGTGGTGGTAGTTTTTGCATTGATTAGCCTGGTTATGGCCATTCTGTTGCTGGTTTTGGTGCCGATGTTGGGCAAGCAGTTGGTGCGTCTGTATGAGCTAGTACCGCAAGTACTCGACTGGATGCAGCACCAGGCGTTGCCCTGGGTTCAGCTCAAGTTTGGTTTAAATGAAGGTTTCTGGCGGTTTGACCAATTGAAGGAAGCGCTGTCCGGTGAGTTGGGAAAAACCACCGATATCGTTGGCATGCTGCTGTCCAAAGTCACCGCTTCGGGCCTGGCGTTGCTGGCCTGGCTGGCCAACCTGCTATTGATTCCAGTGGTGAGCTTCTACCTGATGCGCGATTGGGATCTGATGGTCGCCAAATTGCGTAATCTGCTGCCACGCGGCCGTGAAGGCCTGGTGGTGCAGCTGTTCGGTGAATGCCATGAAGTGCTCGGGGCCTTTCTACGCGGCCAACTGCTGGTGATGTTGGCGCTCGGCGTGATGTATGCCACAGGGCTGATGGCGATAGGCTTGGAGCTTGGCTTGCTGATCGGTGTGTTGGCTGGCTTGGCCAGTATCGTGCCGTACCTTGGCGTCGTAGTGGGTATCGGCGCGGCGCTCACGGCTGGCCTGTTCCAGTTCGGTTTGGACGTCTACCCGCTGCTGGGTATTGCGGCCGTATTTGTCGTGGGGCAGATGCTCGAAGGCATGCTATTGACGCCATTGCTGGTGGGCGACCGCATCGGTCTACACCCAGTTGCGGTGATCTTCGCGATCATGGCCGGCGGCCAACTGTTTGGTTTTACCGGCATCTTGCTGGCCCTTCCGGTGGCTGCGGTTATTATGGTTTTAGTGCGCTATCTGCATGATTTATATAAACTTTCAAATCTTTACTCTGAACCAGCGAGCGCTCCTGTCGAGCCGCCCAATCCCGCATGA
- a CDS encoding DUF2066 domain-containing protein yields the protein MRLTARLLLVCLSLSGLPALAAPVNGLYQVREAVSSQQPEERAAALNRALATLVLRLTGSTDAAQSPALAALRKDPQQIVSQYGYEGETLLVDFDPLSTDRSLRQAGLALWGANRPSILLWWLSDASDGTRLLGDGQAAAKSVNQAAQHRGLPLRLPLADLSEQLVAVPENLTANDPAALRDASERYAADALLAVVASEANDQWQAEWRLWLGDEREQGTVQGADQAALADAILLAVNQRLAPRFTVAAGAATGLSVQVQGVDLARYAELQRILEPFAAQLRKVEGDTLTFTVNANAEQLRAQLGLARLQELPAEAPAVDAGQPVTPLSSGTEPVAPTVPRDDVLRFRW from the coding sequence ATGCGTTTGACCGCTCGCCTGCTTCTTGTCTGTTTGTCGCTGTCCGGCCTACCAGCCTTGGCTGCGCCCGTGAATGGCCTGTACCAAGTCCGCGAAGCGGTTAGCAGTCAGCAGCCGGAAGAGCGCGCTGCTGCATTGAACCGTGCATTGGCGACCTTGGTGCTGCGTTTAACCGGCAGCACTGATGCTGCGCAGAGCCCTGCATTAGCGGCGCTGCGTAAGGACCCGCAGCAAATCGTCAGTCAATATGGTTATGAGGGCGAGACACTGCTGGTCGATTTTGACCCGCTCAGCACCGACCGTAGCCTACGTCAGGCAGGTTTGGCACTGTGGGGCGCAAATCGCCCGAGCATTTTGCTGTGGTGGTTGAGTGATGCCAGCGACGGCACTCGCCTGCTCGGCGATGGTCAAGCCGCTGCTAAATCGGTCAATCAGGCCGCGCAGCATCGCGGTTTGCCGTTGCGTTTACCCTTGGCCGATCTTTCTGAGCAACTGGTGGCCGTGCCCGAAAATCTCACGGCGAATGATCCTGCCGCGTTGCGAGATGCGTCTGAGCGCTACGCCGCTGATGCGTTATTAGCCGTCGTGGCGAGCGAAGCTAACGATCAGTGGCAGGCAGAGTGGCGACTGTGGTTGGGTGATGAGCGTGAACAGGGGACTGTGCAGGGCGCCGATCAGGCCGCGCTGGCGGATGCCATCCTGTTGGCGGTTAATCAGCGTCTGGCGCCACGTTTTACTGTGGCGGCCGGTGCTGCTACTGGCCTGAGCGTGCAAGTGCAGGGCGTCGATCTGGCGCGCTACGCCGAATTGCAGCGCATTCTTGAACCCTTTGCCGCGCAACTGCGCAAGGTTGAGGGCGATACGCTGACCTTTACCGTTAATGCCAATGCCGAACAGTTGCGTGCACAACTGGGGCTGGCGCGGTTGCAGGAGTTGCCGGCAGAAGCTCCGGCAGTTGATGCAGGCCAACCTGTGACACCGCTTTCCAGCGGCACTGAGCCCGTTGCGCCAACAGTGCCGCGTGACGATGTGCTGAGGTTTCGCTGGTAG
- the purM gene encoding phosphoribosylformylglycinamidine cyclo-ligase, translating into MSKQPSISYKDAGVDIDAGEALVERIKSVAKRTARPEVMGGLGGFGALCEIPAGYKQPVLVSGTDGVGTKLRLALNLNKHDSIGQDLVAMCVNDLVVCGAEPLFFLDYYATGKLNVDVAATVVTGIGAGCELAGCSLVGGETAEMPGMYEGEDYDLAGFCVGVVEKAEIIDGSKVAAGDALIALPSSGPHSNGYSLIRKIIEVSGTEIEATQVDGKPLADLLMTPTRIYVKPLLKLIKDTGAVKAMAHITGGGLLDNIPRVLPKGAQAVVDVASWTRPAVFDWLQEKGNVDEHEMHRVLNCGVGMVICVAQDQVDITLQTLSAAGEQPWVIGQIGEAAEGAAQVVLNNLKQH; encoded by the coding sequence ATGAGCAAGCAACCCTCCATTAGCTACAAGGACGCAGGTGTAGATATCGACGCAGGCGAAGCCCTAGTCGAACGCATCAAAAGCGTGGCCAAGCGCACCGCACGTCCGGAAGTCATGGGTGGGCTGGGCGGCTTCGGCGCGCTGTGCGAGATCCCGGCTGGTTACAAGCAACCGGTGCTGGTCTCCGGCACCGACGGCGTGGGCACCAAGCTGCGCCTGGCGCTGAACCTGAACAAGCACGACAGCATTGGCCAGGACCTGGTCGCCATGTGCGTTAACGACCTGGTCGTATGCGGCGCCGAACCGCTGTTCTTCCTCGACTACTACGCCACCGGCAAACTTAATGTTGATGTAGCTGCCACCGTGGTTACCGGCATCGGCGCGGGTTGCGAGCTGGCAGGTTGCTCTCTGGTCGGCGGTGAAACCGCTGAAATGCCAGGTATGTATGAAGGCGAAGACTACGACCTGGCGGGTTTCTGCGTCGGCGTAGTAGAGAAAGCTGAAATCATCGACGGTTCCAAGGTCGCTGCGGGTGATGCGCTGATCGCCCTGCCGTCCTCCGGCCCGCACTCCAATGGCTACTCGCTGATCCGCAAGATCATCGAAGTCTCCGGCACCGAGATTGAAGCCACCCAGGTTGATGGCAAGCCGCTGGCCGACCTGCTGATGACCCCGACCCGCATCTACGTCAAACCGCTGCTCAAGCTGATCAAGGACACTGGCGCGGTTAAAGCCATGGCCCACATCACAGGTGGCGGTTTGCTCGACAATATCCCACGCGTACTGCCAAAAGGCGCACAGGCTGTGGTCGACGTGGCCAGCTGGACGCGCCCAGCGGTATTCGACTGGCTTCAGGAAAAAGGCAACGTCGATGAGCACGAGATGCACCGCGTGCTCAACTGCGGCGTTGGCATGGTCATCTGCGTGGCGCAGGATCAAGTCGACATCACCCTGCAAACCCTGAGCGCTGCTGGCGAGCAGCCATGGGTGATCGGCCAGATCGGTGAAGCTGCCGAAGGTGCTGCACAGGTCGTACTGAACAACCTGAAACAGCATTAA
- the purN gene encoding phosphoribosylglycinamide formyltransferase, whose protein sequence is MPTQCNVVVLISGSGSNLQALIDSIAHNGNPARISAVISNRADAYGLERAKHAGIATRILDHKQFDGREAFDAALVEAIDDFDPQLVVLAGFMRILTPGFVRHYAGRLLNIHPSLLPKYKGLHTHQRALEAGDSEHGCSVHFVSEELDGGPLVVQAVVPVQSNDSPTSLAQRVHEQEHVIYPLAVHWFAEGRLQLTANGAMLDQQLLPSTGHLIRT, encoded by the coding sequence ATGCCGACACAGTGCAATGTGGTGGTGCTGATCTCAGGCTCCGGCAGCAACCTGCAGGCGCTAATCGACAGCATCGCCCATAACGGCAATCCGGCACGTATCAGCGCGGTGATTTCCAACCGCGCCGATGCTTATGGCCTGGAACGCGCGAAGCATGCAGGCATCGCCACCCGCATACTCGACCACAAACAGTTCGACGGCCGCGAGGCCTTCGACGCCGCATTGGTCGAAGCCATCGACGACTTCGACCCGCAGCTGGTGGTGCTGGCCGGTTTTATGCGTATCCTCACTCCAGGGTTTGTCCGGCACTACGCTGGCCGCCTGCTGAATATCCACCCCTCGCTACTGCCTAAATACAAAGGCCTGCACACCCATCAACGGGCGCTGGAGGCAGGCGATAGCGAGCACGGTTGCAGCGTGCACTTCGTCAGCGAGGAACTCGATGGCGGACCATTGGTCGTACAAGCAGTGGTTCCGGTACAGTCCAACGACTCGCCGACCAGCCTGGCGCAGCGCGTACACGAGCAAGAGCACGTGATTTACCCGCTGGCCGTACACTGGTTTGCCGAAGGCCGATTGCAGCTGACGGCAAACGGCGCAATGTTGGACCAACAACTGTTACCGAGCACCGGACACCTTATTCGAACGTAA
- a CDS encoding DUF3108 domain-containing protein — protein MGRALLFALALLSLPALAVELKPFSASYTADWKQLPVSGSAERSLQARDNGLWQLNFEASMLVASLSEQSTLRVDNDVFLPQTYLYERSGLGKSKKIEQDFDWDAKQVIGSDRGTPVRLPLNRGLLDKSTYQLALQYDVAAGTKSMSYQVVDGDEVETYDFRVLGEEVVRTKAGLIDAIKVERVRDPTQSSRKTILWFAKDWNYLLVRLHQVEKDGKEYQIMLKEGSVDGKTVAGRQD, from the coding sequence ATGGGTCGCGCCTTATTGTTCGCACTTGCACTTCTGAGCTTGCCGGCATTGGCCGTAGAGCTAAAACCTTTCTCCGCCAGCTACACCGCCGACTGGAAACAACTGCCTGTAAGTGGCAGCGCCGAACGCAGCCTACAAGCGCGCGACAATGGCCTCTGGCAGCTGAACTTCGAAGCGTCCATGCTGGTTGCCAGCCTGAGCGAGCAAAGCACCCTGCGCGTGGATAACGATGTATTTTTGCCGCAAACCTACCTCTACGAACGCAGCGGCCTGGGTAAAAGCAAAAAGATCGAGCAGGACTTCGACTGGGACGCCAAGCAAGTCATCGGCAGCGACCGTGGCACACCCGTGCGTCTGCCACTGAATCGCGGCTTGCTGGACAAATCGACCTACCAACTGGCTCTGCAATACGACGTGGCTGCGGGCACCAAGAGCATGAGTTACCAAGTCGTCGACGGCGACGAAGTCGAAACCTATGACTTCCGTGTACTCGGTGAAGAAGTGGTACGCACCAAAGCGGGCTTGATTGATGCGATCAAGGTCGAGCGCGTACGTGACCCGACGCAAAGCAGCCGTAAAACCATTCTCTGGTTCGCCAAAGACTGGAATTACCTGCTGGTCCGTCTGCATCAAGTCGAGAAAGACGGCAAGGAATACCAAATCATGCTCAAGGAAGGCAGCGTCGACGGCAAGACCGTCGCAGGCCGCCAGGACTGA
- a CDS encoding DUF2058 domain-containing protein, whose protein sequence is MALSLRDQLLKAGLVNEKQAKQVGKEKQKQQRLEQKGHVEKDESQKLAAQQAMAEKAARDQELNRQQQEKVEQKARAAQVKQLIEVSRLPKLTTEDYYNFVDDKKVKRLSVNTLVRNKLSSGSLAIVRHGGGYEVIPREAALKIQERDPQRVVLLNTPTEAPDADDPYAAYQVPDDLMW, encoded by the coding sequence ATGGCTCTCTCACTACGCGATCAGCTGCTCAAAGCCGGCTTGGTCAATGAAAAGCAGGCCAAGCAGGTCGGCAAGGAAAAGCAGAAACAGCAACGTTTGGAGCAAAAAGGCCACGTTGAGAAGGACGAGTCGCAGAAACTGGCCGCGCAGCAGGCCATGGCTGAAAAGGCCGCGCGCGACCAGGAGCTTAACCGCCAGCAGCAAGAAAAGGTCGAGCAAAAGGCGCGTGCTGCCCAGGTCAAACAACTGATCGAGGTTTCGCGCCTGCCCAAGCTGACCACCGAGGATTACTACAATTTCGTTGACGACAAAAAAGTTAAGCGTCTGTCAGTGAACACCCTGGTGCGCAATAAGCTCAGCAGTGGTTCGTTGGCGATCGTGCGTCACGGTGGTGGCTATGAAGTGATCCCGCGTGAAGCCGCGCTGAAGATTCAAGAGCGTGACCCGCAGCGCGTGGTCTTGCTCAATACGCCGACCGAAGCGCCGGATGCCGATGATCCGTACGCGGCCTACCAGGTGCCGGATGACTTGATGTGGTAA